The genomic region AAGTTAGGCAATGATGAGCGTATTTATGGCTCTCGGGTAATTTTGCCTATTTTGATTAAATATTGGAATTTCGGCTGGGAACTTAATATTATATTTGGAACAGGTCGTGAGGAGGCTTGAGCTGACGAGGCCCCAGATCGACATCAGGCTTAGGCCTAATTTGTGAGTGGACTTTGTTTTAAATAATGTGCATGCGAAATAATTTATGTTGTTGGAGAATAACCGAAATTGAGAATTTCGGTGAGTATATATATATATATATCCATATGTGGATGATTATGAGAATAATATGTATATGAGAGAATGCTAGCTAGCTATACGTGCTTTTCCACCATACTGAGGTAAAATTCCATTATGGTGCAACGTGAGCGTTAGACACAATCGTTGTAGCCCTGTATAAAAATAATAATTTATATAGGGGATATGCGCGTATATTTATACACCGTCTTTTCCACCATAATGAGGTAAAATGTCATTATGGTGCAACGTGAGCGTTAGACGCAAGCGTTGTAACCTTGTGTGAATTTGCTATTTGTTTTAGTTGTTTCAAGAAAATTCATACAAGGGATATGACGAGTGTAATACATACATATTTTATTTTAGCCTGAGAGGCTGTATTTTATTGAGCGTTGGAGACTGGCCGGTGTCAGTCATGAAATTCCAGTTTTCGTGTTGAGCGTTTTGAGCTGTCGCATGCAGCATATTTTCTTTTCTATGGAAAAGTAAAAATTGGGAAAGCATAAAGAATTATTTCCTTTATTTTATTTTTGTCCACTCACTCTAACGTTATTAAATGTTTTCCCCTGGGCCTTTCGTTTTAAATTGCCCAGTCTGCAGAGTTCGAGTTGGATCTAGTAGGAGGCGAGGCATAGTCACCCGCATTTCTGTCAGTTTTCATCAGTAGGTTACCTGTTCAACCTACTCGTGTTTTCTTGCTTCCGTTTGTGTTTAGTAGCTCTGAATACTTTAGGATTATTGTATATTATGTGATGTTTGGAAGTGTTGAATTAAGAGTGAAATTTGGAATTTTCGAGTTAGGGTTGTCCATCTGCAAGGGAGATTTTCTCAATCTTTTCAGTAAATTTTCCTTGGAGGTGGTCCCTGCACGACTTACTCCGGGTTTCAGGGTGAAATTTGGGGTGGGTCGTGTCAATTTAAGTATATTCTTTTGATGGTTGTACTTTTTACTTGTTTGTAATTGAGTATAGTGGAAAATCAACCTCCTGAGGTCTTCAATATGCTCAAATTTAGTGGATCCTAAATGATGGAAATTGAAAATATTGAATAGTCTGTTGTTGGTAGTTCTACCGCATTTTCTTAGCAACTTTGGAAAAGTGACGGTGTTTGTTGCAATGTTTGAACTGGCAACTTGTGAATTTGTCAAATTTCTAATGCAATAACGAGTGACGGGAATGGTATTGATGATGCTATCTAGTTATGCAGCTTTTCCTGATTGTACAGATATATCCACATTGTACAAGTAAATCTGCTTAATGGAAAATATAAATCAGCTGAAAACTCACAAATTGACAGTTGTTAAAAAAGTTTGAAGCTTACATGGCATGTAGATTTATATTTGGGGTTTGACTGTTTGAGGGCAAAGAGTTAGAGTTAGTGGGAGCGACTATGCTGTGGGCTGCAAACAATTTAACTGGTAGAAAAATGGCAGACCAGGCAAGTGGGAGGCACTAGGTGATCCTAGAGCCGAACTCTTAAGAAAAATTAAAGGGGATAATCTATAAGGAAGAACAAATTTCAGTTTGCTGTCACTCCATGCCATGTTGAATGCTGTTATTTTTGCTTCACTCATCATGTTTGCAGAATTATATAAGTTACTTTATTATCACTAGATTTGGTCATTACTTAAGCCAATTCAGTTATGTTATGATCTTTTCCTTAGACTTGAAGTTAATGTAATTGAGCCATTGTGCACATTACTTGCAGGTTCCAAGATAATAGAGTTGGACTTCATCGAAAGAGTTGTAGCACCCTGCAACGGTGGTAACTGCTTAAATGCTGATATCCATGGTGGCATACTGTGGTTGCAACTGTTCATTTTTTAAGACAGGATGTCAACCAAAAGTATAATTGTAATACTACTGAATAGATTGTATTTGAGCTCTTTTTGTTTTAACCAAACGTAAACCTGAGGCTGATGTCTAGTTGATAAATAGACACTGAAGAAAATTGGGTTGTCTGATTAAATTAGATTAGTGTCACTTTTATCCATCTTCTCTTTCAATTAGATTACAACTGCTGTGGATCCCATGTTTTTATTGGAAAGTATTTGAATGATTAATTCATTATGACATGTATTAGTTGCAAATAATAACAATTACTTCTGTTAACTATTAACTAAGTAGATTTTATACCAGACGCAGGCATTACCCAAAAAAAGTAGATGTAAAACTGCTTTGTATGGTCATTGTTTGCATCTCTTGGCAGAAATTCTTTTTTGACTTTGTAGCACTTGCAGTTGCAGTTGGAACTCCTCTCCTAAACTCTTTAATAGAGGAGAGGGTAACTAACCTGGCTTTTCTGCTAATGCATTAGCATGCTCTGCAGGTTTTTATTTTACTGAGGGTAGTCATTGTGGAAACTTGGAGGGGCTGAGCGTAATGTGGGTAAAGATTTAGGGTGTCACAAATTTGAAGAAGACAAATCGGAAATCAACTCTACACGAACATCATTTGTATTTTGCCTCCGATTAAACTCTATGTTTTCCAGGACCCGATGTTCAGTCCTCCCTCGTGTACTCACATTGGTACATGAGAAACTTGGGGAAAATGATCTTACTTCCACCGGTTAAATAGCTTGCTACCGTGAGTAAAAAAGTCATTTCATCGTATTAAACATGAACATAACTTTGTATTCATAAATTGAATCTAATAGGGAATTAGGTTAAACGTGTCACATGACATGCTCAAAAGTCAAATATATGAAACTTTGATACCAACGGTTAAATCTCGATAGATGAATGTTAAAAATAAGTTAATAACCTTGTTAAATAATAAACTAGTTGGTACGACTATATTACTGAAGTTACCCCTTCCCCATAAAGAGATGAAGCGACGTCGTGAGGCCTTAGCTAAAAGGTGAATTTGAAATTCGAAAGTTTTATATAGTGTTCCTGAAGCAGCAGCCCGCCCACTAAATCGACACATTCATCACTCTCTTTGCCTCTTTGTTTCGGAAGCACCCAAAAAATGGTAGCCCCTTACGAAGAAGCTCGTAACAAACGCCTTGAAGAAAACAGGAAGAAATTTCAGGTCTGTACTGCCTCCAATCCCCACTTCCCAGTTTCATATATACTTTTTGCTCCATAAAGTTTCAATCTTTTTTTATTTTTGTTACATAAAGTTTCAATCTTTTTTGTTGAACTCCCAATTATGTTTTTGTTTTGAAGGATTTGGGAATCACCCAGATTTCCAAAACTCTGTCTGACCTCACAGCTCCCGAGAAGAAGCCCCAGGTAAAAACCCAAAACTTGTTTGCTTGTTTTTTATACTTGTAATACTGGTGTTGGTGTTTTGCTAATGTCATTGTTGCTGCAGCGAGTTTGGAAGCCGAAAGCAAAGAATACTGTTTTCGAAGTTGAGCCGAGACGTTCTACTCGTCAGAGAAACCCAATTCAATCATATGTTGATGATGTGAGTGATGTACATGCTTTAAATCTTCTGAAATGAGAAAACCCATAACCCTTTTTAAATTTTCTAATGCAGGTTGACATAGGTCTTCCGACTAGGAAGAGGTTGAGGTCAAGTTCATCTTCATTCGGAAGGTACAATAGATGTTTTGCTGTGTGAAATTTATGGTGCTTGATTGTGTCTCTTGTATGGATGTTGATAGTGATGTTTGGAAATGAATTACAGCTACCTTGCAAGGCCTTTAGAGGAATGCCGAATGGCTTCTTATGAAGAAAGGAGTGCTGCTTTCAAAGCTGCAGAGCGGCTTCAAGAGAGTCTGCAGTCTGGAAATCCTTCTTTTGTCAAATCGATGGTTCGGTCTCATGTCTATAGCTGTTTTTGGTTGGTGAGTTGCAATGAAGTTTTCTTTTTAACTTATAATAGATGGTTTTAGCTTAAATGGAAATACCAATTCATGTTGTGGTGAAATAGTATTATTGCTTGATTTGCTAATCTAATTGTTTACCAATTCTTGTTCCGATTACAAGGGTCTTCCTTCTAAATTCTGTGAGGATCATCTCCCGAAATCATCGGACTCTGATATGGTACTAGAGGATGAAGATGGCAATGAATGTGATGCTAAATACTTGTCCAAGAGAACTGGTCTTAGTGGTGGTTGGAGAGGGTTTGCTTTGGAACACAAGTTGGACGATGGTGATGCACTTGTGTTTGAATTGGTTGAACCCACAAGGTTTAAGGTATGGTGTATACAAACATGTTAACTGCATCATTACATCTTATATACTGCACCATGGAGCTTATAGTCTATGATATGAATCTAGAAATTACATATTTTTGTAGGAATCTGATAAGACAGTCGAGTTGTTATTGACTTTTAAGACATGCCTTGATCAGTTACTTGTTTAATAGCATCTGTATATACCTCTATAAGCTGGAATTTTGAGGTAGTCCAAGTATGGTAACACTACAGTATCTTAAACCTTAAATAAGATTTCAATGCATGTATGATTCCAGACTTCTTGTTCCCTGTTCATTAGCTTTTCATGTTATTTTGTTTTGGGTCTGTTGTTAGTTTGTTGATCTATGGTTTTCTTTTGTGGATGAGTAAATCGTATATATGCATGTTTTGACAGAGTCCACATTCATTGAGCTGTAAA from Fragaria vesca subsp. vesca linkage group LG3, FraVesHawaii_1.0, whole genome shotgun sequence harbors:
- the LOC101298877 gene encoding putative B3 domain-containing protein At5g58280-like — protein: MVAPYEEARNKRLEENRKKFQDLGITQISKTLSDLTAPEKKPQRVWKPKAKNTVFEVEPRRSTRQRNPIQSYVDDVDIGLPTRKRLRSSSSSFGSYLARPLEECRMASYEERSAAFKAAERLQESLQSGNPSFVKSMVRSHVYSCFWLGLPSKFCEDHLPKSSDSDMVLEDEDGNECDAKYLSKRTGLSGGWRGFALEHKLDDGDALVFELVEPTRFKIYIVKVTTQEHCKKDKVKSAGKPSKAAKKPDRDSSQKQRSKRATTPEIIDMKTPPELLPESPKSEAVLPYRLRKRA